A genomic window from Triticum urartu cultivar G1812 chromosome 7, Tu2.1, whole genome shotgun sequence includes:
- the LOC125521262 gene encoding homeobox-leucine zipper protein HOX28-like, translated as MAPQSLDLGLSLGLGLVSQPSQPSFWYSGGNVAADQEVGPTPTAAAVEERRCSPGSPASSGSGSGLKRGAERSAGSGDEDQDDDGGNARKKLRLSKDQAAVLEECFKTHHTLTPKQKLALANSLGLRPRQVEVWFQNRRARTKLKQTEVDCEYMKRWCEQLAEQNRRLEKEVAELRALKAAPPAHNGASAGPLTTLTMCLSCKRVASTSSASACTVPSFSSNAGTGMPMPSPVALPEHRQFFCGFRDTGATYGSSAGLAKVVKAAR; from the exons ATGGCGCCTCAGAGCCTGGATCTTGGCCTGAGCCTTGGCCTTGGCCTCGTGTCTCAGCCCTCCCAGCCGAGCTTCTGGTACTCCGGCGGCAATGTGGCGGCGGACCAAGAAGTGGGCCCGACTCCGaccgcggcggcggtggaggagaGGAGGTGCTCGCCCGGTAGCCCGGCGTCgagcggcagcggcagcgggcTGAAGCGTGGTGCCGAGAGGTCCGCCGGCAGCGGCGACGAGGACCAGGACGATGACGGCGGCAACGCGCGCAAGAAGCTCCGCCTGTCCAAGGACCAGGCCGCCGTCCTCGAGGAGTGCTTCAAGACGCACCACACCCTCACTCCG AAGCAGAAGCTGGCGCTGGCCAACAGCCTCGGGCTGCGGCCGCGGCAGGTGGAGGTGTGGTTCCAGAACCGCCGCGCCCGGACAAAGCTAAAGCAGACGGAGGTGGACTGCGAGTACATGAAGCGCTGGTGCGAGCAGCTCGCCGAGCAGAACCGCCGCCTCGAGAAGGAGGTGGCCGAGCTCAGGGCGCTCAAGGCCGCACCGCCGGCGCACAACGGCGCCTCGGCGGGGCCGCTCACCACCCTCACCATGTGCCTCTCCTGCAAGCGCGTCGCGTCCACGTCCTCCGCCTCGGCCTGCACCGTGCCCAGCTTCTCCTCCAATGCCGGCACCGGCATGCCAATGCCATCCCCGGTGGCGCTGCCAGAGCACCGGCAGTTCTTCTGCGGTTTCCGAGACACCGGAGCAACGTACGGCAGCTCTGCCGGGCTCGCGAAGGTGGTCAAGGCGGCCAGATAG